A segment of the Nerophis lumbriciformis linkage group LG08, RoL_Nlum_v2.1, whole genome shotgun sequence genome:
TTTAGAAATACGTCCATTTTTGTAGAAAATCCACGCAACTGTTGTTACTTGAGGCCACTAGTCTTACTCGCTAggattagcttatagctagagcttGACATAaccttattaataataatattattttattattattaaggaaTAATGTCAGTGTGAagtacagtgctgagaagaaaaagTAGATGATACTCAttgaataaatcatcaaaaacttgTCACCAACTTTGCTAAGCAATTTGCACCAtagtgaagcagaatgagtcacaAGCAAGTTGTTGTAATGTTGAATGTtacggcagacatttatccaagaaaatatggaaaagcagctgatggtgtgtttgacggagaagcagctggaaggagatatctTAGAAGTttgctctccaaggtaaatgttgtCCATtactattacattattttatagaactactgtagttgtttgaacTGCAATCTATTGTATTATTGTTGTAAGaattttcttatctaaaagtttgtttttctaagtttaaaagtttttaaaatgttaaaattagcTGTTTTGAAGGGCCAAGCACAGATTAAATTGATTCcaatacattttaatagaagatgttgatttgagatacaagtgttttgaggtaAGAGCTCTGCCAAATAAACATGTAAGTTGATGCACTGCTGTATTTAAATCCATATCAATTGAATGAAAACCAGACAATTAAAAAAGGAATTTCCTAGCGGCTCATCACCATTATCTTGAAATTGGCATAGAAACTCCTCTGTTGTTTGCTAACTTGCTAACAATCTTTGAGACCCTTTTTGTCTGCATCATGATTGCTTCTCAAAGATacatgtgtgagtgacaggaagtaaAGCTCTGACTGGCTTGAGTAAAATGGAAGGAAACTCCAACAACTGGACTGAGTTGCATTCACTGACCTCAAAGAGCCACGTGATGAGCACAGTGAGGCCGATGGAGTGCATGATGTCTGTGTAGTAGTCCAAGAGCGCCTTGTGGCACCCTTTGGTCCACAGGTTGAGCTCCTCTGTGTGGTGGTCATAGTTGAAGTGGGCCGAGTTGTTGGTTATTTGTTGTTGGATGCACGGACGCGGCGAGTTGACGTTGCAGCAGCTGAAGGGGACGCCGTCCATCAGGTACTTGCCCTCCACATTGCTCCTCAAACGACTGTGAAAGAGCGTGTGTTGAAGCATTTTAAAAAGGATTGTTCAGGGCGTGTTTGGTACTTACTCAACCACATCCCTGTGGGACATGTCCAGATAGCGGTTGCTGATCCACTGCATTTGAAACCAGTCCTTGTAAGCCTTGTTGCCGCAGCACTGGAACTCTATCTGCAGCATGTCCATGGCACGCTTTAGGAAGCATCTACCCGGCGTGTCGGTGTCCTTGTAGAACTTCATGGCCTCAGTCAGGCCCTCCCTCAGGGACTCATCCAGCTCCCAGTGCATAGTGTAACACAAGAGGGCCCCCACCAGCACacagaaggtgaagaagaaggtgCAGATGATGTAAGGCAGCATGATCAGCTTCCATCGTAAGAACTTGGCAGTGTCCGCGCAGTCGTAGCAGATCTTTCCGCCCAAGAAGTTAATGACGCAGGCAATGAGACCGACGGATATGAGCATGTTGGGCACGTACTGAATGTCCCTGTCGGCCATCAGCTCCCTACGCTTGTTGAGCTCCACCTTGAGGAAGAGGCCCAGGCTGAACAGGATCACCCCTGTCATAACCGAGATCCAATTTAGGATCCAAAGGACCTGAGCTAGCTTATCTCTCTTGGTCTTGGTAAATGTCACTTTCAAAACAGCCATTGTTTAAAAACCTCCTGTTTCCCCCCGGGAAGAGGTGCTGACAATCGGGTTGGAAGATGGACTCTTGGAGTCTTTCACAAGCAGCTTAGCCTGGTTGTGTTAATTATGTGTTCATTGTGCTGCATTGCGGTTCCACAAGTTCGCTACAGGGTAAGAATAACGTCTCCATTATCTCGCAGTGTTGGTTAGAACGTGAATAATGACAAATCATATTCACTTACCTTAGTCTCTTATACATTCATGAACAggctgacttgaaatttctctcaTTTTCCCCTTCTTGTTTTGCATGCAAGCTAAAATGGATCATGACTGAGgaggtagtattagtagtagtagtagtagagacAGGTTATAGGAAAGCAGATACAGGCACTACTGACCAAGCTCTGACCCTCCTTCATAATCCTCTTTAATCATTAATCAGCCCTCGGTCCTGACAGGGATTATTTCGGACCTTCTGCTACCTGTGCAAATCTAACTGCTCCAGCGCCGAGAGAGAACTGCCACTTATGTGTTCTGTGTTGAGGTAAAAAGTGAAAGctaatgaattattttttttcatacacatTAGAGGCGGGCGAtactatgttgttttttttgtattgataCGACTTGGCCAGTATCACCAATACTTTTACTTGGTGATACTTTTTACAAGGTCATGGACATCATGCTGTGATTTTTTTCCTCTAATTTGTTGATCATAATTATAATCAGAATAAAGCGCATGTGGGACAACATTATAGGTACAtagaaataaaatatgttttattgtccATTTGTGAACATTTTGACAATATGGGACAAGGTCACAACCTTAtattacaaacaattatttttagtGCTGCCATATTATTAAATTGtccaatcagattaatcacacatttgaaTTTGGAATATTCATgaataatcacaggttattgATTGATAACTTTAAAGGAAACCCCAATGTTTAGACATAAATGCAATGGAATTATATATCGTCCAGGACCATGgtctaaatgttttacttgaacacAGGTTGTTTGCCTAAAACTTGGATAACCGTTTTAGCTAAAGTCCTGGCGGGGTTAATTTAGTtgtgaaatttgccagcaagcacaccagttggagtctcctcactcatctttgcactaacGTATGCATTGACCTCGACACTGACTGTAAAACAACCTGCTCCGCCTATTAGGTTACCATGACGGTGAAGGAGCATGATGCGGTTGAAATAAATAGTGTGATTGATCTGCGTTTATACATGATTGATGTGAAAATTTTGTGTGATTAATAACATaatttaactcgttatttttggcaGCCCTAatcatgttatattattatataaatgcATTACAGGCCCCTATAAGCAAATTGGCCATAATTGATGCCTAGTACTTGACCGGTCCTCGGCCATTGTACGAAGAAATACAGTAATGGTGAAAAAAGAACAGCCATAAATAGATGAATCAGCCGGTCATTTGTCATCATCTCACACCCTAGTGGGCCACCATGTACCTAATAAGAGACGTCAGATGAAATGTTAACTGAGACTGCATTAGCATGTGGCTACAAGTAATTTGTGTCAGTAAGATGAGATTGTTACTTTCACAACAGTACAGTGTAGACACACACTGCTAATGCTGACTTTAACATGAATTAATTCATTACAATAAACATATTGTTGAATTAACACAACTCTATATTGAGCTGTATTATCTATGTAAAAGCTGATTTGCTGCCTTTCAACGTGTTCGAAAAGGAGAGCTTATTTCATCCTACCCCTTCTCCATCGCATagcaacacttttgttcacttcctgttctcaatgtgtaCACAATGTACTCCATAAATAATACAatcttaaaaataaatacattaattaataataaatagggaAGTAAGTTGTAATTCATATAGTGAAATGAATAAGATTATCAGTAAGGTGAATAAGATTATCAgtaaggaaaaaaatgtttttaaaggaatcatattggtgctttgtttgattttttgggttattccattccataatttaattccacatactgatatactaaaggttttaagtgttgtacatacatacaaatgttttaagttaaaatttTCTCCGAGATTATAGTTCTCCTTTTTTGTTAATAAgctttgttgtacattcttgggtagcataatttgcataattttgGCTGTTTATAAATCCGCTATATCGTTGAATTTCagaatttttgattcaataaataaagggttggaatcttctctatatccaacataatGTAATATTCTAACTGACCCGTTTTGTAATACGGTTCGTGACTGAAGCGTACTTttttagttatttccccatatttctacacatacgTGGTAATACTAGCAAGCAgtcgagaatatggagtgattttttttgttcaatacatattttgctttattcattactgTTGTatgtcttgccaccttatgttatatattttatatgagatttccagttcattttatcatcaaccATTACACCCAAAAAATGTACTTTGTTTATCTTTCAATGTCTAttatgtctatttgtatttgtgtgcttcgttGCAGTTGTGTTGCATTTACATTGGGAGGAAAGAAAATAGCAGCACCATCTGCTGGGTCTAGTGGGGCACTGCATCCCTTTCCCCTTAATCTTAAAATAGTCTTCTCTCAGTGATGTGTGTCAGCAAGTACCATGGCCGTAACTATCATTgaggacaccgaggtcatgtcctcGGTATTTTTTTAGGTGGCAAAAGGATGATGATATGACTGACTGTAAATGTACTTTGTGTAGGACTTTGTGTGGGCTTTGCGATCAGTGTGGGAGGCATTTTGCGTAAAGAAGCACATTAAAATCCAAgttattgaatgacaaggcggCTGATATAATATTTTACCCCAAACGTAATTAGTCCTTCGATCTGCACAAAtcccaaaaatttgaaaaaaaaaaatgtcagtctaAGCTTGGGcctctggagagggggtccagactgaggccaagggaaaataataacctcatagccatagcacacataaacatgtgtgtaagagggaaacatcaaagaatacaaaggacattaaagacattagaagagcagagctgatgcaaacagtcacttctacacacagccacagaagtaaaacaacaacaacaacaaaacatatacactgtagtggcctctgcggtgttccgcgccatcgtctgctggggtggggggagcatggccagagacaggagcagacccaacaaagcaaccaagagagccgactccaccctcggccgaccaccaactctcggccagtgtccagtccacatggatgagcgagggtgcgtctaaggagaccgaggtgtccgatacctgctcattcagccaagacactgtgaagcttttcTGTCCcggctccgcagccctgtctcttcatccgtatCTCctacagtctctccaaacggactctggtgtggcagagacccagcagctggtctccatggccaaaaggctcccgggaggaagatccagaagttcacaaaaaagcaccgcagaagtcaccaaagtgccaccccttgtcacacagttccAAAGGATCCCTAACCAAAAGTTAAAAAACCCCACATGAAACAAGcgtgaaacatcaggaacactaaaggatgacacaagagcacagagctccaaccaacagcagccactacagcgttgccatcttggaaaaataaataaaaaatatatatatatcatcatcattggcggtcactagaacgagtatgacgatcctcctggtaggggtgtatcactttatggaggatgcctgtgcgtgactttgttttacgtggggagactgttgcacagacagtcaccacacatcgggtcagggtccagggaaatggagtccaagacgactgggaacccttttctgctgcagccttcttccgccatcgcagctgttgtggtagttcttaaatctaccgtcttccgcctgctccgtcgttgaggtcttcaccgtatccctggctaggggctagtcaggtactaggcctttgccaagggccacctggggtaacagtagtaagtAGTAGtagttctttccatgatggcaggtgaggcagggcctcacctgccatcatggaaagaaaaaaaatgtaaaaagaaaaaaaattaattgaattgttatatgtattcagtgattatactataaagttattttccatttaacttcaccagttttagattatttttattcaaaatcgctgaattttcacatttgccgttcaaatactgagaagagacggtgcggtgatcagcagccagttgaggtacgtcactcagttgtgcctcaccatggattgcggactcggctaactgctggcctgctgtgcagtgagaccgtattgctatatgaactatattatacatttccatagtttagttagctgaggtatataatgtacagtgtattttgtcaacaactgtatgtgtgtaaagtatttcttgtgctgagcaatcttaaaacggctgcgaagacgcactgtgtgaggctctcagtaatcccgcctcctggtgccggttaatgcacccctgccgcagaatgcaccccccgacgggagcgccacaccaaccaaagcccacacccaaaccctccacgtgcaagaccgaatccacccaaaaaaagtcacttaacaagaagccaaaaaatgcaaaaacaactaTCCTGCCTTCCTTAAGCACACTTGTACACGAAGGCAGTAAGTTCAACACCTTCCGCTCATCAAAACTCTGAACACCAGGTTGACTGATGGAGGCCAGGTTTATTGACAATTGCAAGGGTAAAACTGTTGGACACAAACGTTGTAAATGTAAATGCATGAATTAAATGAACTTAATAATGTCATATCACAGACCACAGATTATCAAGTATTGCATTTGAATTAAATCTAAGTTTAACTTTGTCACACACCACTGTATGTTTTGTTATGATTAATAATATCAGTGACATATATGCTTTCTACTGTTTAAATTATCTTAAGTAACAGTACAACAAacgtccactagatggcggcagATGACAACAAATGAAAGTTAGCCGACGTGAACAGGTAATGCAATCAGAGATCGTCTAAcatcataaaacacacacatttcacagctaaatatgacccattgtgtactacaaacattaaatatgggTACATACCAACGATGCCACGAACAGCATAAGATGTGATAGTTTGCTGAGAAACACGAGGAATGAGGCGGAGTTGTGCGCACCTGTCTGAAATACTTCCGGAGTCTAAACACGTGACCTATCTGCGTGTTTCTTAAAGGTACAGCTCACTTAACAGAACCAACTGAAATGActcggaaataaacacacactaaataaaGTCATCTTAATAACCGTGGCAGAACACTCCCCGCCTGGCATTATCAAATGTCATCACTTAAATGTCCCTACAGCTCTTATTGTTCCTAATCAGGAGCAAGAAGGAGGACTGTCTCTGAAATGGGACGCAGGAAGAGTTTAGTCCCATCTTTCCTGTAGACCTTGATCTCCACTTGCCGCACCTTACCGTCTTTGCTTGGAAAGACTTGAGAAATCAAGCCCAGAGGCCACTCGTTTCTTGCAAGCTGGTTGTCTTTGAGAAGGACAATACTCCCAAGCTGAAGGTCTGGGGTGGAGGCTGTCCACTTTCTCCGTGGTTGAAGTGATGCAAGGTATTGTTTCTTCCATCTACTCCAGAAAGTTTGGGCAAGATGTTGGACTTGACGCCACTGGGACTTGTGAAGGTCTTTGATCCAATCACCGACTGGGGCAGAAGGAAGACTCACCTTTTGGGTGAGGAGGGTCGCTGGAGTAAGGATGAGGGGGTCGTCCGGGTCAGTCGACACTGGGATCAGAGGTCTGGCATTAATGATTGCAGAAACCTCTGCCATCAGTGTAGTGAGTGCTTCGTGAGTGAGTCGTGAATCTCCCAGCTGGAGGAACATGGAGTCCAGAATCCTTCGTGCTACTCCAATCATCCTCTCCCATGAACCACCCATTTGAGAGGCGTGAGGAGCGTTGAACTTCCATTCACATCCTTGATCCAAGAGATACTTCTCGACCGAAGCATTAATGATGTTTGAGGAGATCTTCAGCTCTTTACAGGCGCTGACAAAGTTATTTCCTCGGTCTGAACGAATAAGCTTCACAGGGCCCCTAACAGCAAGGAAACGCCGAAGAGCGTTGATGAAGCTTGACGTGTCGAGAGATTCTATTACCTCGATGTGGACAGCTCGAACACTCATGCAGGTAAATAACACTGCCCACCGTTTACTCTGAGCGAAGCCACCTCTTGTACGTCGTGAAGACACAGCCCACGGTCCGAACACATCCAAGCCAACATTTGTGAATGGAGGTTCAGTAGAGAGGCAATCTTCCGGAAGGTCAGCCATCTTCTGTGTCTGATGGGGGCCTCGTAGTTTGTTATCGGGGAGACGGCGCCTTGGTGACTTGAAAGTCAGCGGAGCTACCCAGCTGTTGTTTTCATCTTTCTTTAAGTTGTTTCTCGTGGTTTTCAAGAAAGAAATGTCCTCAATTGATGGAGCAACTTTGTCATCATCCCTTGTCTGTTGAAACACTGTGGAGCCCAACTCCTCAGCTTCTCGACTGCATGTAGGAATCCCTGTTGTCTGTATCTTAGGACAGTCTTTGTACTGAAACTGACTGCACCTCTCTTTCACCTGCAGGGTGTTTGGGCATGGTTGAAAGATGGAAGGGCGTTTCCATTCTGCTGTCTGGGTATAGAAGGCATTTACACTGTCTGGCTTGTGCACACCTCCCAGGCAGACGTTACCAACTATCACCCACCCCAGGTCGAGTTTCTGTGCATAAGGAGCATCTCGAGGGCCGTTCAACTGTTTGCGAACTTTGTGGGCTGCGATAATGTCTCGCCCTAGGAGAAGCATAATGGGTGTATTCTGTTCGAGCTCTGGGATGAATTGAGCAATAGACTTCAGGTGGGGGTGATTAGATGCAGCATTGGGAGTTGGGATCTCTGATCTATTGTTAGGGATGTCGTTGCATTCAACCAGACTTGGTAGAGGAAGACTGACTTTCCCGTCCATGGATTCGATCTGGTAACCTGTAGCTCTTCTCCCCATGGTTTCTGTTACTCCCGAACAGGTTCGGAGAGAGTATGGAGAGGGGGATCCTTGCACTTTGAAGGTGTCGAAGAACTCAGACCGGGCCAAGGATCTGTTGCTGTGTTCGTCAATGATAGCGTAGACCTTTATTGCCTTCTCTTGACGGTTGACGGGGTAGATTTTAACCAAACAGATTTTAGAACATGACCTGTCGCTTTGATCACCACCACAGACTGTAGTGCAGCTGCTGGCAACTTCTGAAGATGTTGGCTCCCCGCCATGCTTTGAAGAGGGGTATGGCTCCTCTGTCTGTGGTGCTGGTCCTGGATGAAGAGCAGAGTTATGTTTCTCACTCCCACATTCAGTGCATGTGGCCGTATACTTGCAGTCTCTAGCCATGTGTTTTGAAGATGTGCAACATTTAAAGCAGATCTTGTGTTCTCTGAGGAATGCTTTCCTTTCTTCTATGGGTTTATCTCGGAAAGCTCGACATTTCCTCAAAAGGTGGGGTTTTTTATGAATTGGGCAGTGACGTTCGGGGTTCTCAGCTTCATCACTGTGTTCTGTAGGAGAGACGTCCATCTTGTGGACTGATATTTCTTTTGGTTTGGTTGTTCTAAAGGTCTTGTCCGTCATTGCAATGTCAGCTTGAACAGCAAAGTTGAAACTAGGGTCATTTCTGATTTTAGCCTGATGGAAAATAAAGTCCACAAATACTTCAAAGGGAGGGAATGAGACTCGACAACGTTCTTTGTAATCGGACCCAACAGACAGCCATTTCTCTTGCAGACTAGAGGGCAACTTATGGACAAGAGGACTTATTCCTCTGGCTGTGTCGAGGTAGTGAAGGCCGGGAAGAGTTCCATCTGTCTTGGCCGCCTGCAGTTCCATAAGAAGGTCACTGAGCTCATGAAGTTTTGCATAGTCTTTGTAGGTGATTTTGGGGAAGTTGCTGATGCGTTGGAAGAGTGCCTCTTCGACAACTTCAGGGGCTCCGTAGCATGCGTCCAGTCTGTCCCATATCATCTGAAGTCCTCTTTGAGGTTGGCTAGTGTTGACAGCTCGAATAcgttttgcatgttctcctgacTCTTTCCCAAGCCACTTGACCAGCAAATCCATTTCCTCGCTGCATGTTAGATGAAGTCCTCTTACTGCGTTTTGAAAGGACTGTTGCCAAGCGCTGTAACTCTCCGGCTGGTCGTTGAATTGGGTCATACATGTAGTAACCAGTTCACGTCGAGCGAAATATCTGATGACATCACTCATACCTGATCTGTCATGATGAGCATTATGAGGAGTGTTACTGGACATGGCGGGATACTGAAAACCATTATTACTTGATCCCTGTGGGTTATGATAACCTTGAGTATTCTTGAAGGGTAGGGGCGTGGTCATAGAGGGTTGTGGCTGATTTACAGTTACTCTGCTTGCTGCTGTTTGTGTGATGTTGGAAGCAGCTGGCCTATCTACTGCTATGGACTGGAGAGCATGGTGATAGTTTCTTGGTGCTGGGTCTAAACATAGATGGCTGCTTTCATTTTGAGAAGGAAAATGAGGATGTGGATGCAGTGCCGGGGTTGAATGTGTGTGTAGCTGACCAACACTGTCCTGGATGAAGGGGTGAAGAGGGGCGTTGGATTGTGTGCCTCGCTCACGAGCACCATCCTGAGCGTATTCTTCTAATGCTAAAGACGAATGTTCTTTAGACTGTTCAGTGACATATTCTCTGGTCCGCCCTAGAGGATCACAGGGAATCTCTTGAAGTGGTAGCTTCCTGCTACTTCGCACACTGCCGTCCATGCTTAACGCTGCTTCTAGCGCCTTAGCCTCCGCTTCAGCTACAGCTGCATCTCTTTCTAGAGACAGTTTCATCATTTGTGCTTCTAATTGGGCTTTTTCCATTGCTAGGATCATGTCTTTTTCTGCAAAGTTCAGTCGTGCTTTTGCTGCCTCTGCGTTGGCACGGGCTAAAGCCGCAGCATTCCCTGCAGATGATTTTGTGGAGCGTGATGTGTAGGATCTAGACTTCAGCGACCGCTCCTTTGAATCCATGATGTATGTTCAGCGTGAAACTGTGTTATCTTATGCGATGAAGTCGTTGTTTTACTATCCTGCCTTCCTTAAGCACACTTGTACACGAAGGCAGTAAGTTCAACACCTTCCGCTCATCAAAACTCTGAACACCAGGTTGACTGATGGAGGCCAGGTTTATTGACAATTGCAAGGGTAAAACTGTTGGACACAAACGTTGTAAATGTAAATGCATGAATTAAATGAACTTAATAATGTCATATCACAGACCACAGATTATCAAGTATTGCATTTGAATTAAATCTAAGTTTAACTTTGTCACACACCACTGTATGTTTTGTTATGATTAATAATATCAGTGACATATATGCTTTCTACTGTTTAAATTATCTTAAGTAACAGTACAACAAacgtccactagatggcggcagATGACAACAAATGAAAGTTAGCCGACGTGAACAGGTAATGCAATCAGAGATCGTCTAAcatcataaaacacacacatttcacagCTAAATATGACCCAATGTGTActacaaacattaaatatgggTACATACCAACGATGCCACGAACAGCATAAGATGTGATAGTTTGCTGAGAAACACGAGGAATGAGGCGGAGTTGTGCGCACCTGTCTGAAATACTTCCGGAGTCTAAACACGTGACCTATCTGCGTGTTTCTTAAAGGTACAGCTCACTTAACAGAACCAACTGAAATGActcggaaataaacacacactaaataaaGTCATCTTAATAACCGTGGCAgaacaacaacattgctcgcgccggaggagccgtgaacgactgcagggacacaacattaggtacacctgcagactgcagcacggatttcatatttcattcattcacaactcctccaacacgaacaccactgttcccgcacttataagtaaaggtaagaccataataacgttttttttaattaaatgtgcttttttgtgtgctacagtttgtatgtgtgaagttaaagtttagttaaagtaccaatgattgtcacacacacactaggtgtggtgaaatgtgtcctctgcatccgacccatcccttgatcaccccctgggaggtgaggggagcagtgggcagcagcggcgccgcgcccgggaacattttttggtgatttaacccccaattccaacccttgatgctgagtgccaagcagggaagaatgctggtatgagcttttaaacataacccgttaactgctgccaatcaaatggtgaataagatactctttagggttcatatgtttgtaaatctgactgtgatgaagtcagtgcctcaccagccatgaacctcaccgcacgtcactgcctcctagtgccccaagaccccatagaggagcctccactgttggatgcactttaacgtcatgctcaggatatatatatatatatgagtggcaTGAgtgtgttgacttgtgttgtttattcgcactatatatatatatatatatatatatatatatatatatatatatatatatatatatatatccaaagacatgcacctggggataagttgattggcaacactaaattggccctagtgtgtggatgtgagtgtgaatgttgtctgtctatctgtgttggccctgcgatgaggtggcgacttgtccagggtgtaccccgccttccgcccgattgtagctgagataggctccagccccccccccccccccccccccgcaaccccaaagggaataagcggtagaaaatggatggatatatatatatatatatatatatatatatattggagagccaagtgttttctgaggtggtacttggtgaaaagaaGTTTGATAACCACTGTGCTAGAGGTTTACCTGAAGAACTTTGCtgagtccgccactgtagtcatcaataagttccttttttttttctatccccttgttgtagggcagactggctcgtacatgcacgtgcatccTCCGCTGTCGCCATTTCTACTAATGCAAAGTAGCGTATTgtttgaacttatatctgtcagtcgactccatatggaagcgttaaaaactaCAACACGGCTGACGGGGTAAAGAtgcagtcaaagtggagccacgtaaataagacttccAAAAACGaggcatcctgaagagatggtcagaaagtggcttaaagatggtctgtaaaacataatctatgcaatattttgaccaaagaaccacccttgcatgttatgtagaccacaagaagatattttaaatgtagaaaaaaaatcacactatttGACCCTTTTAAtggttttggaatgttgcctatcattcacaatcattatgagagacaaaacaccctcgtcttttatttattttttaggattctaaagataaAACACTATCAAGCTGTGGCAGCAGTCCCCTATGTTGCCTTCAAAGTCCTTTAAAACAacttcaacgttttatatacacgctgtaggtatgtatgtataatgtagtaacagacacattcataacaatatgtaatatgtacaatatttatccgtattttggtcattttaaccatTGCAGGAACGTCTTTCCTCAGCGCACTGATTTCATTGCTCTGAGCAAGGCACTTCCTACTTTTGTCAAGAAATGTCTGTTCCTACGTATCGTTCCTACTAGTGCTAGATTTATCTCCCAATGATTCAAAACAGAACGTCATTACTGCCTGTGGC
Coding sequences within it:
- the prph2la gene encoding photoreceptor outer segment membrane glycoprotein 2; the encoded protein is MAVLKVTFTKTKRDKLAQVLWILNWISVMTGVILFSLGLFLKVELNKRRELMADRDIQYVPNMLISVGLIACVINFLGGKICYDCADTAKFLRWKLIMLPYIICTFFFTFCVLVGALLCYTMHWELDESLREGLTEAMKFYKDTDTPGRCFLKRAMDMLQIEFQCCGNKAYKDWFQMQWISNRYLDMSHRDVVDRLRSNVEGKYLMDGVPFSCCNVNSPRPCIQQQITNNSAHFNYDHHTEELNLWTKGCHKALLDYYTDIMHSIGLTVLITWLFELSVLTGVRYLQTSLENVLRHGDPNSESDGWLLENSFIETARTNLNIIKTLSKNNHVDAANNGDPNINVPSTSKAHYGPDNVHPQQIPAAS